The Polyangium mundeleinium genome contains the following window.
AGCACCTCGCCGAGCTCGAAGCCCTGGAGCGACGCCGCCGCGCGCTCGACGCCCGTCTCTCGGCCCTCCCGCGCGCCGCCCCCGACGCCGGCCCGGCCGCGTTGCTCTCGCTGGAAGACGTGCAACGAGCCATTCCCGCGGGCGCGGTGCTCGTCGAGCTCGTCGTGTATCGCCCGTATGATCCTTCCGGCCCGCCCGTCCGCCCCACCTGGGGCGCGCCGCGCCTCGCCGCGTACGTCCTCCGCCACGAGGGCGAGATCACGTCGGTGGATCTCGGCAATGCCGAGGGCATCGAGGAGGTCGCCGCGGGGCTTTTGCGAGATCTCGCGACCCCCCGCCGGGATCCACGCCCCGCCGCGCGCTACCTCGATTCCCTGGTGACGGAGCCGCTCCGCGGCTTGCTCGGCGATACCCGCTGGATTCTCCTCAGCCCCGACGGCGCGCTGAACCTCGTGCCTTTCTCCGCGCTCGTCGACGCGCAGGGGACGTCGCTCGTCCGCCATACGTCGTTCACGTATCTGACGAGTGGTCGCGAGCTTTTGCGCCTCGCAAAACCGCCGCCCGAGGCCCGCGAGGCGCCGCTCGTGGTCGTGGATCCGGCGTTCGGGGCCCGCGGCGAGGGCGCGGCGAGCGGGGCGGGGCGCGGCGCGCGGTCCGCGGACATGACGCGGATCCGGTTTTCGCCTTTGCCGGCGACGCGGAGCGAGGGCGCCGCGGTGAAACGAATGCTGCCCGGCGCGAGGCTCCTGGAAGGCACCGCGGCGACGGAAGAGGCGCTCCTCGCCACGCGCGGGCCGCTCGTGCTGCATGTGGCGACGCACGGGTTTTTCCTCCCGGATCAGCCTGCGGCGGGCGGGCGCGACGAGGGGCCGCGGGGAGGGGAGCGCGCGGCGTTCGCCTCGGAAAACCCGCTGCTGCGGGCCGGGCTCGCGCTGTTTGGCGCGAATGGCCGGCGGAGCACCACGGACGCCGCTGACGGCGTGCTCACGGCGCTCGAGATCTCGGGCCTCGACCTCCGCGGCACGCGCCTGGTCGTGCTCTCGGCGTGTGAAACGGGCGTGGGTGAGGCCTTGCGGGGCGAGGGCGTCTTTGGATTGCGCCGCGCGCTCGCCATGGCGGGCGCCGAGACCCAGGTCATGAGCTTGTGGCAGGTCGATGACGAGGCCACGAGTGAGCTGATGACGGCCTATTACACGGGCCTCGCCGCCGGCGGGGGGCGGAGCGAGGCGTTACGCGCGGCGCAGCTCGCCGTGCGCGAAAAACATCCGCACCCTTATTACTGGGCGAGCTTCATCGTCTCCGGCAATGGCGCCGCGCTCGACGGTCGCTCGGCTCCGCCCCGCTTCGCGCTCGCGCGGGGGCCACGCGGGTGCGCTTGCCAGGCCGCCGGGGCGCCTTCCGAAAGGGGCACGGGGCTCGTCGCGCTCGCGGCGGGCGCCCTGGCCCTCGCGGGGCGGCGGAGGCGGCGTGCCTGGAACGTTCCTTGAAAGGACCTCGGCGCAGATCGCGACTCGCTCCCGAGGAACACCGTTGGTGGGTCGCTGAGATTGGAGATTGTGATGCATCGTTCTAGATTCGCCGCCATCCGTCCGCTTGTCCTGGGCCTCGCCGCCGCGCTCCTCGTGGCGTGTGGGGGCGCGCAGCAGCCCCCCGCGGAGCCCGGCGCCGGCGCGGCGTCCGCCGAGGTCACGTGCACGACGCCCGAGGTCACGGATCCGAACACGCCGCCCGCGTGCCCGAACCCCGAGCAGTGCGAGTGGAGCGCCGAGAACAAGAAGTGCCAGCCGAAGCGCGGCGTCATCATGGAGGACGCGAGGCCGAAGCCGCCGCCCCCGCCGCCGCCCGAGAGCTGAGCCGCGCCCCCCGCCCGTTCCCGCTGCCTCGACTCGATCCGGCTCGACCCGGTCGAGGAGGTCCTCGACGAGCTCCAGGAGGTCCTCGACCGGGTGGCGGAGGTCCTCGACCGGCGCCAGGAGGTGCTCGATCGGCGCCAGGAGGTTCTCGACTGGCGCCAGGAGGTGCTCGACCGGCGCCAGGAGGTTCTCGACCAGCGCCAGGAGGTTCTCGACCAGCGCCAGGAGGTTCTCGACCAGCGCCAGGAGGTTCTCGACCAGCGCCAGGAGGTCACTCGACCTCCGCCAGGAGGTCACTCGACCTCCGCCAGGAGGTCGTCGACCGGCGCCAGGAGGTCCTCGACCGGGTGGCGGAGGTCCTCGACCGGCGCCAGGAGATCGTCGACCGGCTCCAGGAGGTCACTCGACCTTCTCCAGGAGGTCCTGTGCAACCGGAATCTTGGGTGACACTTCAGACCGGGACCCTGGGTGACACGGTCCGGCAGGGCAGGTACGGAGACCATCCGCCTCCGCGACGTGGTCCGGCTGGCGCGGTCGTTCCTAGGCGAATCCGATCCCAGGACCGTTTCCGACACGGCCCATGACCTTTTCGGGCCCAGGGCCGGCGATCAACGCCGCCCCCGCGAACGCCGAGCCGCCGTCGCGGCGAGCGCGAGCCCCACGAATCCAGAGAGCTCGCCCAGCCCCGAACCGCTCCCTGGAACCCCACACGCGCAGGACGCCTCCGGGACGACCGCGCATTCCGGATCCCCGGGGTTGATCAAGGCATATTCGCACACACCCGTCGACGTATTGCATTGCCCCGGCAGGTGACACGCGTCCGGCGCGGCGCACGAGAGCGATTCGCCAGCGCATCCCCCTTCCACGCAGACGTCGCCCTCGGTACACGCATCGCCGTCGTCGCACGTGGTGCCAGCCGGATGCCTCTCGCACGCCCCGGCGCCATTACACATGCCCGTCGTTCCGCAGGTCTCGGGCGCCAGCTCCGCGCACTCCGCATCGGGATCGGTCCCCGCCGCGAGGGGCCCGCAGACGCCGTCGATGCCGTCGCCCTTCGAGGCCCCGACGCACGCCACACACGTGCCCTCGCACAACGTGTCGCAGCAGACGCCATCCGTGCAGAAGCCACTGGCGCAAACCGCGTGTTGGTCGCAGGGGGTGCCATTCTCGAGCCCCGGCGCAAGCGCGAGGATATAAGCCGCGCCCTCGATTTCGGGGGTCGTTTCATCCGGCGCGCCGATGAGCAGCGTGTCGCCCGACAGCGAAACGGAGGCGCCGAACGCCCCTTGCCAATCCTTGGGCTGCTCCTTCGGGAGGACCACGGATTCGAGCTCCCACGCTCCCGCCGAGCGGCGGAAGGTATGGGCACGGAACATGAAAAACCCCGTGTAGAGCATGCTGATGCTCGATCCCACGAGGAGCCGGTCGCCCTCGAGCGCCAGCGCCGCGCCGAAATTGTCCCATCCGAGCTGCGTGGGAGGCCAGGGCTCAGCCACCTGGATCCAGCCGCCGCCGACCCGCGAGAAGATCCGGCACCCGTCTTGACCTCCGAGCGCCAGGGTGTCCCCTTCCAGCGCCACCGCCCGGAGGTGGATGTCCGTCGGGATCTCCGCATCCTCGCTCCACGTGCTCCCTGCACGCGTGAAGGCGCGCGCCCCGAACCCGTGCGAGACGACGAGCGTATCTCCCGACAACCCGATGGCAGACACCTTCTCCTCGCTGCCGAGCCCGCTCGGGACGAGCCGGGCCTCCTGCGTCCAGGTGCCCCCCTGAAAGACGAAGACGTAGACCGCGCCGACGTCGCCGCTGCGCGGATCCATGACGGCGAGCCGATCCCCCGAGAGCACGACGTTCCACCCGAACTCGCGGGACCCGAGCCCGTCCGCAGCCACGACTTTCCCCTCCAAGGTCCATGCGCCCCCCTGCCGCGTGTAGGAGAAGACGGCGCCCGGGAGATCGGCGTCGATGTAGGGGGTGCCCACGGCGAGCCGATCCCCCTCGAGGGCCACCGCATCCCCGAATTCGTCGGAGAAGACCGTGCCAGGCGCTTTGAGTTCGGCCACCTCGCCCCAGGTGGCGCCGCTCCGCTCGAACAGATAGACGGCCCCGGCTTTGCCATCCGAACTGGCGGACCGACGCATGCCCACGGCCGCCGTGTCCCCGTCGATCGCCGTGGAGATACCAAACTGCCCGTTCCAGTGGGGCTTGCTCGGGATGAGCTTCGCCTGCTCGACGGCCGTGAGCAGCGGCTGGACGGCGAAGGCGACCTCGGGCTCGTTCTCGAATGCGACGTTCCGCCCCTCGCCACAACCGGCCGCGGCGCAAACCATGACCATCACCGAGGCCCCCCAACCGACGACCCTACCCCCGATTCGTTTCCACATTCGCCCATCCTACGTGATTTTCTTTGCGCGCGGCCAGGGCTACCCTGCGGTCATGGTGAACCGCGTGCCGGGCGTGCTCCGTCTGTTCTTCCTCGCAATGCTCGCCTCCGCGATGCCCGGTTGCGGCTCGCATGTCGAGCTGGCCGACGTCTGCGAGCCGCACGCGCAGGAGCTTTGTTATACCGGCCCGGAAGGCACCGAGGGCGTGGGCGCATGCCGCGCGGGCCTCCGAACGTGCGCAGGCGACGGGAGCGGCTTCGGCCCGTGCACGGGGGAGATCCTGCCGGCCTTCGAGGCGTGCTCCATCCCGGGGGACGAAAATTGTGACGGCACATCGGCCGTCTGCACCGGAGAGACCTCGTGGGCGAAGCGCTTCGCGAGCCCCGAGGACGAATTCGTGCGAAGCGCGGCGGCCACGGACGCCGGCGGGATCGTCCTCGGCATCGACCTTGTCGGCGCCCTCGACGTCGGCGGCCCCGTGGGCGTCGTCGAATCGGCCCTCGGGCAGGGGGCCTGCGTGCTCGAGCTCGGCGCGGAGGGCGATCCCCTCGGCGCGGAGGTCCTCCATGGAGGAGACGGCTGGGATTTCTTCGTCACCCATGGGGCAGGTCGGACCTCGGGCGTCGGGCGTTTTTCAGGCCCCGTCACGCTCGCCGGGGAGACGTTCACCTCGGTCAGCGACCAGGACGCGCTCCTCTTTTCGCTCGATCCTGCCGGCGATATCGTGTTCCGGAAGCAGATCAGCGCCTCCACCGCTTCGCTGTTCATCGACGCGATAGGGTCGAACGCGGCGGGGGATCTGCTCCTCGGGGGCGGAACGAGCGCGAACTCCCTGGACCTCGGCGGCGGACCTCTGGTGGATGCCGACGGCGTCACGTTCCTCGGGCGCTTCGACGCGGCGGGGAACCACATCTTCAGCAAGACCCTGCCGCCGGTGGAGGTGAACTCCACCCGATTCGACCCACAAGGAAACATCTTCCTCTCGGGGTACATGTACGATTCGGCGAACTTCGGGGGCGAGACGCTGACGAGCGTGGGACAAAAAGACTATTTCGTGGTGAAGCTCGGCCCCTCCGGCGAGCACCTCTGGAGCAAGCGCTTCGGCGGGAGCGGCATCATCTCCTCTTCCTATTCTTCCTATCTCACGATCGAGCCGGACGCCGCGGGCAACGTCTATCTGGCGGGCGTGTTCAGCGAGACCTGGGATTTCGGCGGCGGACCGGTCACGTCCAAGGCCTCCGAGGGGGCAGGTGACGCATTTTTGGTCAAGCTCGATCCGAACGGGAAGTACCTTTGGGGCAAGTTTTTCGGGAATGGTCAATACCAGTCCGCCAACGCCATCACCACGGACCCGAGCGGGAGCGTGATCCTCGGAGGGAGCTTCGGAGGGACTGTGGATTTCGGCGCGGGCGTGCTCCAGGCCTCCTCGCCGCTCTCGTTGGACATCTTCGTCGCCAAGTTCTCGCCCGACGGTGAACCCTTGTGGAGCCGGCGGTTCGGCGGAGGCAATGCCCTCTTCCTTTCCCCGAATGGGCTCGTCGTGGCCCCGTCGGGGCACGTCTACATGGCAGGGACGGTCTACGGAGATCTCGATTTCGGCTCCGGCGACCTCAAAGCCACCCACGCTGGGGCGGACGTGTTCGTCGTGAAGCTCGACCCGTGAAGGGCCCGCGCTCCCGGACGTTTTCGCGCGGGGGCCCGTCCCCGAGCGGAATCCCCTGCATACGTCCTCTGAAAGCCGCTCCCGTCGTCCACGTGTCGGACACCGTCCGATTCGCGGAATTGACGCGTCGCTCGCCCGCTACGAAGGGGAAGACCGGCGGGCCCTCGCCGCGTTCCTCTTTGCTCTCACGACGCGTGATGACCCCTCGATGTACGGAGGACCGTGATGCCCGACGACACCGCCCCGATCCCCGATGTCCACGAGGCGACGAGCGCCCTCGACGCGCGCACCCACCTCGGACGCCGCGTGCGAGGCATGTCGTGGTTCGTCGGCGCGGCGCTCCTCGGCCTCGCGGCGCGCGGCGTCCACCTGCAGATCGTGCACGGCGCAGAGCACGCGGCCCGCCTCGAAGCTGCCAGCGTGAAACGAGTGCGCCTCGCGCCGAGCCGCGGGGTGATCCGCGACGCGCGCGGCCGCGTCGTCGCCGAGGATCGCGTCGCCGTCGACGCCTACGTCGTCCCCGATCGGATGCTCGCCCGACCGGAGGAGAAGGTGCCCCGCCTCGCTGCCGCGCTCGGCCTCAGCGATGACGAGCGCAGCCGCCTCCGCCAGAAGCTCGACGCTGTGCCCGCAGCGAAGCGCGGTCAGTTGCTCCTCGTGCGCCGCGACGTCCATCCCGAGCGACTTCAGGCGATCCGCGACGACCGCGCGCTCTCCTGGATCAAGCTCGTCGAACGAGCGGGGCGGCGCTACCCGTTCGGCTCCCTCGGCGCGCACGCGATCGGGTACATGAACGAGGTCTCGCCGGCCGATCTCGCGAACGATCCAGGCAAACGGCCGGGCGATCGCGTCGGCCGCACCGGCGTCGAGCGCGCGCAGGATCGAGCGCTGCGCGGCACGCCTGGCCACGCCTTCGTGGCCGCGACGCACCGGGTCGTCGTGCCCGCGGGGCGCGAGGGCACGGCGCCCATCGCCGGACACGACGTGACGCTGACCCTCGACATGGATCTCGAGCGCGCGCTGGACGAGGCCTTCGACCGCCACGACCAGCGCAAAGGCGCCGCGGTGCTGATCGACGTGCACACCGGCCGCGTGCTCGCGATGACATCACGACCCGCGTTTGATCCCAACCTGCTCGATCGCGGCGTGGCCGTCCCCGCGGCGGGCTCCGAGCTCGACCGCGCGCTTCTGGAGACGGCGAAGCCGGGCTCGACCATCATGCCCTTCACGGCGCTGGCGGCGCTCGCGTCCGATCGCGCCGCGACAGAGCATCCGGTCGAGTGCAAGGGCGTTTACCCGTTCGAGTCCCGGTTGTTCCGCTGCACGCACGCCCACGGTCGGCTCGATCTGGATCACGCCCTCGCCGAGAACTGCTGGGTGTGGTTCTACGATCAGGCCGCGCGGCTCGGGCTCGACGCCATCGTCAGCGAGGCCAGGCCGTTCGGGTTTGGCGTGCCCACCGGCATCGAGATCGGCCGAGAGCTCGCGGGGCTCGTACCGACCCGCGCCTGGTACAAACGCTTCGAGCCGGGCCCCTTTCACGCGGGTCACGGCCTCGTCGCCGCCATCGGGCAGGACAACGTGTGGGTCACGCCCATCCAGCTCGCGGTGGCCTATGCAGCGCTCGCCAATGGCGGCACCGTGCGCACGCCGCAGATCGTCGTGAGCGACGTGCCAGCGCCCGCGCGGCAGGTGGACGTTCCAGCCGCGGATCTCGCGCGGATCCGCGTCGCGCTGCGCGCCCGTGCGAGCGAGCTCAGCGGGTTGCAAGCCAGCGTGGCCGGCACGAGAGGCGCGTCCGACTCGCGCGAGTTCTTCCTGGTGCCCATGACCGACATCGAAGCGGAGGACGGTCCACGGGACGACGAGCCGCCCGCGCGCCCCATCCGCATTCCGGGCACGAACGGCTGGTTCGCGGGCTTCGCGCCTGCGGACGTCCCCGAGGTGGCCATCGTCGTCCTCGTCCAGGGCCGGTTCTTCTCGTCGCACCGCGCCGCGACCGCCATCGCGGACGACGCGCTCCGCGCCTACTTCGCCGGCAAGGAAAGAGGCTCCCGATGACGCGCGTCTTGCGAAACCGTCCCATCGTCGTCGTCGTCGCCGCCGCCGCCGCGCTCGCCGCCGTCGGCCTCGCGACCGTGCACGCGGCGGGGCTCGCCCTCCCGGGAAGGAGCGCGCTCTGGCCCCGGCAGCTCGCGTGGCTCATCGTCGGTTCGGCCGCGGCGCTCCTCGTTGCGCGCGCGGATCTCCGCCGGCTAAAGGACCGCCGAGCGCTGCTGATTCACGGCGCGCTGATCCTCGCCACCCTCGCCACGTTCGCCGCGTCGGGGGTCCACGACACGCACCGCTGGCTGCACCTCGGGCGCCTCCACGTGCAGCCGTCCGAGCCCCTCAAGCTCGGCCTCGTGCTCGCGCTCGCGAGCTGCTTTTCTCGTCCCGCCGAAGGCCCGCGACGGCTCCGCGATCTCGCGCTCCCGGCGGGGCTCCTCGCCTGCACGTTGATCCCCGTACTGCTCCAGCCGGATCTCGGGACCGCGGGGGTGCTCGCGCTGATCGCCGCGTCGGCTCTGGCGCTCGAGCGCTTTTCGCGCGGCGCTTGGGTCACCCTGGCCATCGGCGCGATCGGCAGCCTCGCGACCGTGTGGCTCACCCTGCACGACTACCAGCGCGCGCGCCTCGCTGCGTTCGTTCACGGCGCCGATCCGCTGACCACCGGCTACCACAGCGACCACGCGTTGCGGCTCGTCGGCGCCGGCCGCCTCCTCGGCGCCAGCAGCTTCGCGGGGAGCGAGCCCTACCCGCTGCCCGAGGCCCACGGCGACTTCGCCTTCGCGGTCTGGGCGTACGAGCACGGCTTCGCCGGCACGGCGCTGGTGCTCGCGCTCTACCTCGCGCTGGGGCTCGCCGCGCTGCGGATCGCCGCGGGCGCGCGCGACCGCTTCGAGGCCCGCGTCGCTGTGGGCGTCGCGGCGATCGTGTTCTGGCAGGCGGTGATCAACGCCGGCATGGTGATGGGCCTGCTCCCCGTGGTGGGCGTCACGCTGCCGCTGATCTCGTACGGCGGCTCGAGCGCGTTCACGTGCCTCGTGGGCGTCGGGCTGCTCGCGAGCGTGGCCCGGCGGAACACCCTCTGATGGAGTGGAGGTAGATCACGCAGGATCAGCCCGGAGGAAACGAGACGTCGGGGCCAGTCAGCAAACGTCGCGCCAGGGCGCCACAGTCATGGCGCTCGCATCGATGAAACGCGCTGAGCGAGAGCCAGGAACGGGGTCAACCCGCGAGGCCGAGCTCCTTCATGATCGCGGCGTTGCGCGCTTCAGCTCGCTGGAGGGCGGGCCGCTGGGCGAGGCGCTCGGCGTAGGCGACGAAGGAGGGGCGCTTCTCGAGCATGTCGAAGCGCAGCATGTAGCGGATCGTGCCGCCGAAGATCACGTCCGCCATGGAGAACGTTTCGCCGAGGATGAATGTGCGGTTGGCGATCGCCGACTCCATCGAGTCGAGCATGGCCTCGTAGGTGCCCCAGCCGGCCGATCCGGGCTTGGCTTCCCAACCACCCGCCTTGGCCATGGCGCCGGGCTCGATGACCGCGGGGGCGAACGCCGCCCATCGCAGGTACGTGCCCCGTTCTCCGGTGTCGACCTTCGGCGCGAGCGTCCCGTATGCGTAGCGATCCGCGAGGTAGAGGGCGATCGCCGCCGCCTCGGTGACGACCGTGTCACCGTCCTCGAGGATGGGGAGCTTGCCCATCGGGTTCAGCGCGAGGATCGCAGGGGTCTTGTGTCCACCCTTCGGCATGTCGACCTGGTGGATCTCGTATGCAACCCCGACCTCTTCGAGCGCCCAGACAGTGCCGGCCGCGCGGGAGAAGGGGTGGTGATAGAGCGTGATCGTCATCGGAGACTCCTGTCGTCGAGGGAACTGGCGCTCGGTGTACCGACCCCGATCGCAGGACACAAGCGCATAGAGCAAATTTACGCATCGGCGGTCCACGCGCCGAGAGCCCCGCGCGGGCGTGAAACCGCACCCCATGAAAACGCGGCGGCGGCGCCATCGCGCATGCCCGAGCGAGAAAGTCGTAGGGATCCAGCACGACGCACCTCGTCCCGTCACGCCACACTTTTTGGAGCTCGTACCGGACGTTGCTGGCAGCCGCAGAAACGACAAGCATTCTCCATCCATACTCGCCTGCCGCACGTACACCCCATCCAGCACGAGCGTATGCGCCCGCCGCCGCTCCCGCTCCCGCCACCGCAGGACGGGTATCCCATTCATCGCCGCGCCTCCGACTCAACGCTTGCGATAGAGCAAGCGGACTGCGTTGTCGTACGAGCTTACGTACGCGGCCGCTTCGGCGCGGCTCGAGCGCTTGTGATACACCGCGCTCTCGCCGTCTTTCTGGGAGAGGTCCACCACGTCACCGCCGCCGGGGATCATGATTTTCACGAAATGATCGCCGCGCTGATACACGTATTCGCCCGGAGATAGCTCCCTGAACACCGTCGCGACGTCGGAGGACGACTTTCCGGCCAGGTCGAGCGCCAGCGTGTAGTGGTTCCCCTGGAGGTACGCTTTCACCTGCGGGACATCGCCGACGCTGCTACTCCCGGTCAGCCCGAGTGCGTAGTCTCCGCAGTTGTATCGCCAATCAGGGGAGGTTACCCGGTCGAATCCGGGGTAGCGAAGGTCGAAGAATTCGTTGATCGTCGCGGAGGTGATGGGGTTGAGCGGCCCGTCCGGCCCCAGCCGGCTGAACACCTTCCCAAGGTCGAAGACCCCCTCTCCGAGCCCGACGGAGGAGGGATCCCATCCACGGAGCTTCAGGAGATACCAGTCGCCCGGGCCCAGCGCGTTCGGGGCCGGATCCCCATCAATCTCTTCCACTTCTTCGGGGCGGGGTCTCGCATACTCGTTGACGAGCGCCCACACACTGGGAGGGAACCCCGTCGGGTCATCGGCTCTTTGCACCGCCGTCCCCCCAGATACCCTTCGCGGGGCGACGGTCGCGGGGTGAGGCGGGTGGGGCCTCGGGCTCGTCGCCGCCACCTTTGGCTGGGCCACCGTCGCCGGGTGCGGCGGCCGCGCAGCCCGGCCGCCCGGGGAGACCTGCGGCTGCGCGACCGTCGCCGGGTGCGGTGGCCGCGCCGGCGAGCGGCCCATCGCCGGCCTGGGCTGGACGGTCGTCGCCGGGTGCGGCGGCCGCGCGCCCGATGGATCACGAGAGATGGAGCGATTTCGCGGCATGTTCAGGTTTGATGAATCGACAGGTGGGTATGCGCCAGGTGGCTCACATCGTCAGGTTGGCGACGACGAGCTGGTCGACGTTGGTGGCGTCCCCTGTCTCGTCGCGGAAGTAAAAGCGCACGTTGGGCCGGGCGTCCGGGAGCCTCGCGTCGAACGCCTGCAACACCGGGCGGCACTGCGAGCAAGGGAGCTTCGAACCAGCGATGTAGACCCGCGTCTTACCCTCCAGCCTGCTCGAGCTCCCGATCCACTCCACCAGGTTCTGCTCGGCGTGGTAATCCCCGCTGATGAATTTGGCGTTGTCGACCGTGTCATAGCGGGTGTTGGTGTAAGTCACGCCGACGACATCGAAGGTGTGCTTGACGGCCTTCTTCCATGCCTCGGAGGCGATGTAGTTTTGTTCGTTCGCCACCGCCGTCCGATATGCACGCCGCATGGCTGGAAAGGCCCCCAGGCCCCCCGTGAGATAATCGAGCTGACCGGGGTTCACGGAGATCTTCAAGCTCAGGTTGTCGTCGTCCGCGCCGTAATACAAGGCCTGCACCTCCTGGAGCCGGCCGTCGTTCGCCTTGCCGATGTCCAGCAGGGCCGTGCACAGCTGGACGAGCTTGTAGGTCCGGTTGCGCGCGGTGTCGTTGTCCGCGCCCGCCCTCTGGATGACCCGGCTGGCCGAGGGCTGCGCCTTCGGCTGAATCACCTTCGCGGCGTGCGGCGGGGGCGCCGAGATGCGCCCGAAGGGAACCCTCCGCTGAAGCACCGTCGCCGGGTGCGGCGGCAGGTCCGGGCGGGCGGATGTGGCGGGGTGAGGCTTGCTCCTCGCGGGGGCGTCTTTCTGGCTCGGCAATGAGGTGCACCTTCCCCGCGCACGGTGGCACTTCGTGCCTCCTCGGGCCAAGAACGCACGACCCGGTAACGTACCGCGTCCTCCGGTCGATGCCGCTCGAACCGGTCGCCGCCATGCCCCTTCCTCAACAGCGGCACACAATCAGATCCCGCCGCCGCTCCCGCTGTTGGAGACCAACATGCTGCGCTCTCGAATGAGCAGCCCTACCGGGGCAACGCACGGGGGCAAAGCGGAGGCGGGGCGCGCTCGGCGCCTTCTGCGCTTTGGCCGGGTCGCTGCTCCTCGCGTGCAGCGGTTGCGGGCCCGAGGTCGAGATCGAGCGCAGCCCCGTGAGGCACGCGGACGGCCACTTTCAGGGGCTCGTCGTCGGAGGATCGGAGCCCGACGGGGCGTTTGTCGTGGCGCAGCTTCGTGCGCAGAAGCCGGGGATGGCGCCCTATCGGCCGAGCGCCGAGGCGAAGCGCGAGCTCGACGCCGCCGCCAGCGCGCTCCGCCCTGTCGTGGAGCACCTTCGCGCAGCCGGCGTGCGAACGAAGAAGTTCGCCCAGGCCGTGCAGGCGTTCGAGCAAC
Protein-coding sequences here:
- a CDS encoding CHAT domain-containing tetratricopeptide repeat protein, producing the protein MRAPRPRLRRHLVRMGLLVALAGAFVVPKCPAAQAEEPAQANESGASFYGQILQLLDAGRYPDAARLAERAAKLLEDAPDDGGHFPFLLGSTFTLHGDYARAEPIFVRLLGAQDPREPNPAVYESLGRIRLALGDMEGAAPLLQRAVAIAEERFSRESPYAIGAVEALAALHRRRGERRRAEELLRDLESRVRTASSISRDVLSMPALRLGELALDRGELDVAEPLLKAALAGAQESLEEHHVQRAPYLHAMGLLLARRGDFAAAEAELTRALVLREAALHPDHPEIAHTLRDLGDLYVAEDRIEDAVRVRARAADLADHAAHVHLGRGSEDQKRAHAAMLQEDTDALVSLHLKVAPKNHAAARLALTAILRRKGIVLDAVAGSLSALRQSLDSAGRALFDERAQVDARLSAAVSRGPIDVPPAEHLAELEALERRRRALDARLSALPRAAPDAGPAALLSLEDVQRAIPAGAVLVELVVYRPYDPSGPPVRPTWGAPRLAAYVLRHEGEITSVDLGNAEGIEEVAAGLLRDLATPRRDPRPAARYLDSLVTEPLRGLLGDTRWILLSPDGALNLVPFSALVDAQGTSLVRHTSFTYLTSGRELLRLAKPPPEAREAPLVVVDPAFGARGEGAASGAGRGARSADMTRIRFSPLPATRSEGAAVKRMLPGARLLEGTAATEEALLATRGPLVLHVATHGFFLPDQPAAGGRDEGPRGGERAAFASENPLLRAGLALFGANGRRSTTDAADGVLTALEISGLDLRGTRLVVLSACETGVGEALRGEGVFGLRRALAMAGAETQVMSLWQVDDEATSELMTAYYTGLAAGGGRSEALRAAQLAVREKHPHPYYWASFIVSGNGAALDGRSAPPRFALARGPRGCACQAAGAPSERGTGLVALAAGALALAGRRRRRAWNVP
- a CDS encoding FG-GAP repeat protein; translated protein: MWKRIGGRVVGWGASVMVMVCAAAGCGEGRNVAFENEPEVAFAVQPLLTAVEQAKLIPSKPHWNGQFGISTAIDGDTAAVGMRRSASSDGKAGAVYLFERSGATWGEVAELKAPGTVFSDEFGDAVALEGDRLAVGTPYIDADLPGAVFSYTRQGGAWTLEGKVVAADGLGSREFGWNVVLSGDRLAVMDPRSGDVGAVYVFVFQGGTWTQEARLVPSGLGSEEKVSAIGLSGDTLVVSHGFGARAFTRAGSTWSEDAEIPTDIHLRAVALEGDTLALGGQDGCRIFSRVGGGWIQVAEPWPPTQLGWDNFGAALALEGDRLLVGSSISMLYTGFFMFRAHTFRRSAGAWELESVVLPKEQPKDWQGAFGASVSLSGDTLLIGAPDETTPEIEGAAYILALAPGLENGTPCDQHAVCASGFCTDGVCCDTLCEGTCVACVGASKGDGIDGVCGPLAAGTDPDAECAELAPETCGTTGMCNGAGACERHPAGTTCDDGDACTEGDVCVEGGCAGESLSCAAPDACHLPGQCNTSTGVCEYALINPGDPECAVVPEASCACGVPGSGSGLGELSGFVGLALAATAARRSRGRR
- a CDS encoding penicillin-binding transpeptidase domain-containing protein, whose product is MPDDTAPIPDVHEATSALDARTHLGRRVRGMSWFVGAALLGLAARGVHLQIVHGAEHAARLEAASVKRVRLAPSRGVIRDARGRVVAEDRVAVDAYVVPDRMLARPEEKVPRLAAALGLSDDERSRLRQKLDAVPAAKRGQLLLVRRDVHPERLQAIRDDRALSWIKLVERAGRRYPFGSLGAHAIGYMNEVSPADLANDPGKRPGDRVGRTGVERAQDRALRGTPGHAFVAATHRVVVPAGREGTAPIAGHDVTLTLDMDLERALDEAFDRHDQRKGAAVLIDVHTGRVLAMTSRPAFDPNLLDRGVAVPAAGSELDRALLETAKPGSTIMPFTALAALASDRAATEHPVECKGVYPFESRLFRCTHAHGRLDLDHALAENCWVWFYDQAARLGLDAIVSEARPFGFGVPTGIEIGRELAGLVPTRAWYKRFEPGPFHAGHGLVAAIGQDNVWVTPIQLAVAYAALANGGTVRTPQIVVSDVPAPARQVDVPAADLARIRVALRARASELSGLQASVAGTRGASDSREFFLVPMTDIEAEDGPRDDEPPARPIRIPGTNGWFAGFAPADVPEVAIVVLVQGRFFSSHRAATAIADDALRAYFAGKERGSR
- a CDS encoding FtsW/RodA/SpoVE family cell cycle protein; translated protein: MTRVLRNRPIVVVVAAAAALAAVGLATVHAAGLALPGRSALWPRQLAWLIVGSAAALLVARADLRRLKDRRALLIHGALILATLATFAASGVHDTHRWLHLGRLHVQPSEPLKLGLVLALASCFSRPAEGPRRLRDLALPAGLLACTLIPVLLQPDLGTAGVLALIAASALALERFSRGAWVTLAIGAIGSLATVWLTLHDYQRARLAAFVHGADPLTTGYHSDHALRLVGAGRLLGASSFAGSEPYPLPEAHGDFAFAVWAYEHGFAGTALVLALYLALGLAALRIAAGARDRFEARVAVGVAAIVFWQAVINAGMVMGLLPVVGVTLPLISYGGSSAFTCLVGVGLLASVARRNTL
- a CDS encoding glutathione S-transferase family protein — encoded protein: MTITLYHHPFSRAAGTVWALEEVGVAYEIHQVDMPKGGHKTPAILALNPMGKLPILEDGDTVVTEAAAIALYLADRYAYGTLAPKVDTGERGTYLRWAAFAPAVIEPGAMAKAGGWEAKPGSAGWGTYEAMLDSMESAIANRTFILGETFSMADVIFGGTIRYMLRFDMLEKRPSFVAYAERLAQRPALQRAEARNAAIMKELGLAG